The genome window GCCGTTTCCGTGAAGCTTTGGGCGAAGCGAGAAAAATTTGAAACTGAGAGCTAATAGATTGCCGATGTAGTCAATATGACTACAATGTAGTTCTACAATATTGCGAAGGCCCTGCTATGCCCAACCCCTTCTCTGTCCGGCTCGACCCAGACCTGAAAGCCTCGCTCGAATCCGAGGCGAAGCGTGAGCACGTGACGCCGTCACAACTTGCCACCCAGGCGATCCGTTCGCTGGTGGAAGGGCGCGCCGCCAAGCGGGCGATGATCGATGCGGCATTGGCCGAGGCGGAACAGGGGCGCTTCATCTCACAAGAAGCGATGACGGCCTGGGTCGACAGTTGGGGCACGGATGATGAACTGCCGATGCCGGATGCCGACATTGCGCAATGACAATCATTTTCCTGCCCTCGGCCGCGCGCGATCTGGCGTGGTTCCGACAGTATTACTCGGCGGTCTTCC of Paracoccaceae bacterium contains these proteins:
- a CDS encoding ribbon-helix-helix protein, CopG family; this encodes MPNPFSVRLDPDLKASLESEAKREHVTPSQLATQAIRSLVEGRAAKRAMIDAALAEAEQGRFISQEAMTAWVDSWGTDDELPMPDADIAQ